From the Paraflavitalea soli genome, the window ATGGGCGCCAGTTCAGCGGTCAGCAGGGTAGCTACTTTTTCAGCACCGGCATTGGTAAAGTGGGAGGCATCATAAAAGTAAAGGCTGTTCTTGGGCATAAGGTGAGCCAGGTCAAGGACTGGAATTTGCTTTTCCCTGCCCAGCACACGCACTACCTCATTGTATTGTTCCAGCATGGTCCACAACAATTTGCCATTGAGCCCAGGCTCCAGGGAAAATAGTTCCAGGTCGGCGCCTGTTAAAGTATCTTTTCCTGCTCCAAATTGATTGGGTTGGGTGATCAATACCGGCAGGATATTGTTTGCCCTGCAGGTATCCACCAATTGCAATAACCTGCTCCTGTAAGCTGTTAAATAGGGTTCCTGCTCCTTCAATCGCTTATTGATCACCGAATCGGGCAGCTCTACCAATTTATCATTGTTCAGCACTACCATGTGGTGGGAAGGATTGTTGAATTTTTGGGTACGCCATCCCCGGGAGAGATTTAAGAGCAGGTTCAGCACCTCGCTGTTTTCAAAAACATAATGTTTGAAGTCAGACCAGCCGCCCCTGGTATTGAGATTGTCGTGGAATGAAGGCTGGCTGGTTTCTACATCATTGATACCCGTGAGAAACAATACAACAGATGGCCTCAATTTCTTGACGTGATCGTTCAGCATAATAAGATGCCCATAGGTGGAATGTCCGTCCATCCCGGCATTATTCAGCCACACATTGTTCAGAGAATCCGCCAGCTTTTGGCCCAGCAAAAAAGACCAGGTACGTTGATCATCCAGAAAACGGCACTCTGTAGTGCTCCCCCCAATCGTAATTATGCTCAGGTGCTTTTTTCCGTCTACCGGCCATCCGGGTCCCCGGAAGCCCAATCCATTCCTGTCGTTGGTGATGATGCTATCCAGCTTGGGATTGATATCATTGGTGATCGTTTGGTGCCTGTTGACGGGAAGTATGATCTTATCTCCCTTCAGTCGCAGGTGAAAAGGGTTGTAGAGGCGGAGAATGATTTCCAGCAAGATAAAAACGATCACCAAAAGATATATCCAGTATAAAAGTATTCTGACAGGCTTGCTGGCAATCATTTTTTTGCCCTTCATGCATACAGGTTTGTACAAAACTATCGTTTATTTCCAGGCAAAATGCGACGCCCGGGCCTAAATCATTGTCTGTTAAAGACTGGCGGGCAAGTTTGTGTATAGAGACTTTTTGTTATTCCGAAGGAATTCGTAAGTTGTAGCGCCAAACTCTAATCGGGCGATTTACTTGAATGAACAGGAACTAATACAACTTCTCCGGCAGGGTGATGAGCTGGCTTTCAAAACATTGGTAGAAAGTTACCAGGATATGGTGTTTAATACCGCCCTAGGTGTGGTGCAGAACGACTCTGATGCTGAAGATGTAGCACAGGAGGTCTTTATCCAGGTATATAAATCGATCGACCAGTTTAAAGGAGATGCCCGCCTATCCACCTGGATATACCGTATTACCACCACCAAAGCTTTGGACCATATCCGGAGCAAGAAGCGGAAAAAAAGGTTTGCCTTCCTGACCAGCTTGTTTGGGGCCGATAATGAGTTGTTGCATGACCCGGTTGACTTTTATCATCCGGGAGTGGCGTTGGACAGGAAACAGCAGGCGGCCCTGTTGTTCAAAGCGATCGAACAGCTGCCTGAGAACCAAAAAACGGCATTTACCTTACATAAAACAGAAGAACTTAGTTATCAGGAAATTGCAGATGTAATGTCACTTTCCGTATCGGCAGTGGAATCCTTACTTTTCCGGGCACGGCAAAACCTGCGGAAAATACTGGAAAAACATTTGCAGCAAGGGGGCTGATATTCGCAGGTTTTACTATCTGATAACGTCAAATAATATAGTTTACATAAATTACAAGATCATGTCAACCAAGCCGAACAATCCACAAGGGATCGATGAGGTGCTCAACAGCCTGGAGGGGATCCAACGGGCCAAGGCGCCCGCGTTCTTTTATACCCGTCTCCGGGGCCGGATGGAGCGGGAATTGGAAAATACAGGTGGCCCGATCGTACGCTTCCTTACCAGGCCTGCACTGGCATTGAGCCTGGCAGCTATTGTCCTCATTCTGAATACCACAGCCATTATGGAAATGTGGCACCAGGAGAAAACCGCACCAGTTGAAAACACACAACAACAACTTTTGGCATCCGATTATGCAATGGGCACCTACCCCGTATATGATGAAACCCCTGTAGCACCATGACGAAATTTCCAAGGCAGAAATGGTTACTGGTTTTAGTAGCTATCTTATTGGTAACCAACATCATCACATTGTCCATCTATTGGTCAATGAAGACTCCTGACCATCCCAAACAAGGTCAGGGCCAGGGTGATGGCGATCGCCAGCGGAGAATGGGTCAATTTATGGTCAATGAACTGAAGTTAGATAAAGATCAGGAAGTCGTTTATTGGAAATTAAGAGACTCCATGCTTAGCCGGCAAAAGCCCCTCATGGACTCCATTCGTAATACCAAAAAGAGATTCTTCGACCTGCTAAAGGATCCCAGTCCAACAGATTCCATATTGCAGGAAAAAGCTGATGAAATAGGTATACTTCAAAAGCAGCTGGACCTGATCACCTTCCAGCATTTCCAACAAGTACGCGCCCTTTGCAATCCGGACCAGGTATTAAAATTCGATACGGTCGTGAAAGAGATCGTCAACCGGATGACTGGTGCCTGGCGCAATCCCGGCAAACAGGGTACTCCCAAAGATTCGGCAGCGGTTAAAAAATAAGCTCCCGACCAGTTACAGCTCCTTTTCTCCCAAATACCGGATATTCCATAGTTACCACAAACAGGGTATTGTACACTCCTGGGGTTGGGTGTTACTTTGCAGGTAAACACCCGTAAAACAACTTTTATGAAAAAGACATGCTTGCTGGCGCTTTTAACAGGCGTACTGGCCACCACCACAATAGCCCAGGATTGTAAAAGTTATTATTACCTGCAGAATAATAAGACCATTGAGATGACCATGTACGACAAGAAAGGTGATGACAATGGCAAACAGATCTATACCGTGTCGGATGTACAGCAAAGTGGCGGAGCGCTTACAGCCTCCCTAAACTCCGAGATGTTCAATAAAAAAGGAAAATCACTGGCCAAAGGCAAAGGCACCATCCAATGCAAAGGCGGCGCCATGATGGTCGATATGAAAATGTCATTGCCCGCTGCCCAACAGGAGCAGTTTGCCAGTACAGATGCCAAAGCCGATAATATCTATATGGAATATCCTTCCTCCATGAAGGAGGGCGATCAGTTGAAAGATGCTACGATGAACCTCGAGATCAATACCAATGGTATGAAGCAATCCGTGATCATGATCGTCAACGAGCGTAAGGTTGAGGGCAAAGAATCAGTGACTACAACTGCCGGTACCTGGGAGTGCTATAAAATATCGTATAAGAGCAAGATGACTATCAAGACCATGGGTATTGGCATACCGGTCAATATAGAAGGGACTGAATGGTTTGCACCCGGGTTTGGCATCGTTAAAACACAAAGCAAACATGGCGGCACTGCTATCACAGCAATCAAATAACCAACAACTTTGGCGGGCACAGCGCCGCTCTACAAGTCAGGAGCCTGTACAATATACTTTGAATAGGCTCTTTTTGTATAATATTGGTAATGACGTGAATCGTAACGGGTACCACAAAACAGGGAATGAATGAAGCCATTCAGTTCTACCTGTTGCGTGTGGAATATTTTCCGGTCGGGATTGATCTTAAGGAAGAATTGTATGCGTTCATCACTGCTTTTGTAAACGATCAGGCTGTCATTGCGAACCTCCTTCAACGCAAAGGTTGAAGACAGATCCTCCAACATACGGTGACTACGGTACCATGTACCGCCTGTGGCAGATACCAACGGCTTTCCA encodes:
- a CDS encoding RNA polymerase sigma factor, producing the protein MNEQELIQLLRQGDELAFKTLVESYQDMVFNTALGVVQNDSDAEDVAQEVFIQVYKSIDQFKGDARLSTWIYRITTTKALDHIRSKKRKKRFAFLTSLFGADNELLHDPVDFYHPGVALDRKQQAALLFKAIEQLPENQKTAFTLHKTEELSYQEIADVMSLSVSAVESLLFRARQNLRKILEKHLQQGG
- a CDS encoding TapB family protein → MKKTCLLALLTGVLATTTIAQDCKSYYYLQNNKTIEMTMYDKKGDDNGKQIYTVSDVQQSGGALTASLNSEMFNKKGKSLAKGKGTIQCKGGAMMVDMKMSLPAAQQEQFASTDAKADNIYMEYPSSMKEGDQLKDATMNLEINTNGMKQSVIMIVNERKVEGKESVTTTAGTWECYKISYKSKMTIKTMGIGIPVNIEGTEWFAPGFGIVKTQSKHGGTAITAIK
- a CDS encoding SGNH/GDSL hydrolase family protein: MKGKKMIASKPVRILLYWIYLLVIVFILLEIILRLYNPFHLRLKGDKIILPVNRHQTITNDINPKLDSIITNDRNGLGFRGPGWPVDGKKHLSIITIGGSTTECRFLDDQRTWSFLLGQKLADSLNNVWLNNAGMDGHSTYGHLIMLNDHVKKLRPSVVLFLTGINDVETSQPSFHDNLNTRGGWSDFKHYVFENSEVLNLLLNLSRGWRTQKFNNPSHHMVVLNNDKLVELPDSVINKRLKEQEPYLTAYRSRLLQLVDTCRANNILPVLITQPNQFGAGKDTLTGADLELFSLEPGLNGKLLWTMLEQYNEVVRVLGREKQIPVLDLAHLMPKNSLYFYDASHFTNAGAEKVATLLTAELAPILEKQFPAYRKTASQPLP